The Plasmodium knowlesi strain H genome assembly, chromosome: 14 region ATGGTTAAAGACCGTTTCACGATCGGACAGAAAAGATATTTACGACATTATTAAGAAGTTAGAAAATGAAGTGCTAAAGGATAGTAAGAATCCAAATGAAATCAGAGCTGTGTACCTTCCATTCACTAACAACTTAAGATACTTCAATGACATATCTGGTAAGGGATACAAAATGATGGCAGACATTATTATGAAGGTCGATAAGTTTAATCCTATGGTAGCCACCCAACTGTGTGAGCCATTCAAATTGTGGAACAAGCTTGACATGAAACGACAGGACATGATGCTCAACGAAATGAACCGAATGCTCTCCATGGAAAACATCTCCAATAATTTGAAGGAGTACTTGTTAAGACTCACCAACAAGTTGTGAACTCTCCCAcctgtacgtatgtatattaaTACATGTCCTTATGTACTTGATGCACATGCTGACAAGCGAAGTTGATTCTTCGTTTGCGCGCTGagccaagaaaaaaaaaaaaaagaaaataataataaaataaatatataaacatttAGACGCACAAACATATAAACACATCCGACTGCGTGCGAACAAACATGAGTGCAACCTTTCATGCACACGTATATGCCCCCTTTTTCCACCGTGCACCTGGCTGTGCACTTTACCCAGGAGGGTAACAGAGAGACAAACATctaaaagaacaaaaaaactCGCATGTAAACACTGAAAAGTTTTACTTTTAATGTCCTCAAAGCGCGACCCTCAACATATAGAGGTGATTAGACGTTTTTCGCTTGCGGGAGGAACTTCCTCTATGTAGTAGGCGATGTTAACCTCGGTGAGGTGTTTACGATGGTTGTGACGATAACACTGGGGATGCATTTGCTACTCCCCGTTGTCCACGTGCTCACCGTGAATAGGACAACATGCTCCTTCTACCACCTTTATCTATCTATGCGTTCATTCGTGCGAAGGAGAATGGAGCACTCTCACCTGATGGCCTATTTGTGCACGTCGACGGTGATGATTATTCGATTCACTTTCACAAACTGCAAATCGAACTCCATGCACATTAGTTCAAATTCCCACGCCTCTGTGGAGTGCCACAAACCAGTGCTCCTACTAAGCACGGCAATTTAAAATTATGCTTCTCTGCCTCTATGTGTACCTCTTTCTTACGTGTGCTCATCCAACCTTCTTGCATCTTtggatggaagaaaaaaaaaaaaaaaaacgccattCGATACTATATCCCCAAAGCGTATTCTCAAAGAGGATTTTCCCCTACCGCTCTGTTTAAATACGAGAGATGGTTGCTTTACAGAAGGGCTAAGAACATTCCTCTCAGTTACCAAGCGCAAGGGATGTAACTCCTTGCATAtccattttaaaagaatttgTTTACTCAACTGCATAAATGAACGATTAGCacaaaaaacggaaaaaactGCGCTGTTCACATGTGTAAACCGGGAAAAGGCGGttgaatgaacaaatggaatAGAAGAGAATAGCAATGCAAGCACACCTTCATGGAAAATGTACCAAACGATGTTCCATCCCTACATTCCCCTTTGCTGTGAAAAAAGCTATATAGGTGAACAAACATAACTGCCGTTATATAATTGCCATTATAATTACGATTTTTTGTCGAATGTTCTTTACCTCCTATAAGGTACACATAATGCATGCGTCCAACATATGGTAAAATTATCACAAGTTAGTTCCGTACCTCTGATAAAACAGGACGGAAGTGCATTTTAAAAGTAATgccccttctctttttctcgGATCAGGGCCATCTAACGATGCGCACGAGATTGTGGAGATACCACAGAGAAGAAGCATCGTCAACGTTTTTACCCAGCGTCCAGCACTTGTGGGTGCTTCTCCGGATAACTGCGGTGCATATAACAATGCGTCCCTTAACACACACATTGGGGAACGCTATACATTCTTCACTGTGGTGTAAAACTGGAAAGGCCATTTTTTACGCCGCCTGCTGTATGGATTCAATTCACCCGTATAGCTAAACGCAGAACTTCGCCCGAACATGTTCAAGTCCCATTGTGCCTGCTTAGTCTTATACGctcacatatacataatagTGCCGTACGTACATGCTCTGCgatattttaaatttcccAAAAGTTGAGAGgcgcgaaaagaaaaaggaaaaagggggaaagggagcGAAACAATGCTACTTACATGGGTAGGGGGGAAATACATCAACAATGCTTTCATTAAAAGTATTCCAACTGGCATATTTGCAATGTTTTCTCCCCgccaaaaaggaaagcacTTTATGCGTATAGCTGAAaataacttttctttttatgagCCAGAAAATTTCTTGAATTACTccattgggaaaaaaaaaaaaaaaaaaaaaaaaaaaaaaaagcagagtTTTCATGTGGATACGGGCGAATGACATCGTTCCTTTAAACACCTAAATGATAACGCGctttatgtaaaaaaaaaaaaaaaaaaaaaaaaaaaaaaaaaaaggtgcgtAAAGGCGTATATATGCTTAAGGGGCCTACGCGCGTAATAATTGTCCCAGCATTCATATTTCACCAACGGGATCGCAAACGAATTGaccaacagaagaaaaacacaCCATTACACAAATTGGCAGCCCATCCTCCCATTTGAAGCAAATACACGCATACGTGCATTTCAACTCGCAGCCAGTCGCCACGCGAAACAAGCATGGCATAAATAGCAGTAAGAGCAGTGACTAACAGTAATTCAGAGTTATTAGCAACAAATGGCAatttgaaagagaaaaataaattaacaaaaCTGAAAAACAGCTTGCCTAAGGCCCCTTTGAATTGATAGTATTTTGAGAAAGTTAATTCAACATTTGACTTCACGAGAGCAAAGCACGGCCGACAAATGTTCGTGAATTTGCTCCTTGGccatttgtaaaatttttattatgtaTACAAAATAATGCGCAAGATAATATGAGTACAAATCTGAGTATGAATAAGCGCCAGTACGTGTCAATGtgaatgccttttttttttttttagcccttctgcttgtatttttttttttgcaccactTAATACACTTCCGCGTTAGCGCCTTTTGACACACCCGCAAGAGGCCcacgccccccccccctgttgcGCTTCGCTTCTTATCCTGTTTGAAGGCTGATTTCGTGCCATTGAGAAACTTATGCGCACAAGAAGGATAGGGCCTCGACGCGCAAGACTCACAATCTGAGCAAACACACCCCACTGTTGGACATCGGCGAATAGCCCATTCCATTTTCCACCACTAAACTCAAAAATGACGAAGGCATCCCccgaaaatgaagaacccGGAATTGTCTACAAAGTGGCGGGTTCACTTGTCATTGCGGAGAACATGAGCGGAACGAGGATGTACGAGTTGGCAAAAGTTGGATGGAACAAATTGGTCGGTGAAATTATACGATTAGAAGGGAactatgcatatatacaagTGTATGAAGACACATCAGGATTATCTGTTGGAGACCCAGTGACCAAAACGGGAAATGCCTTGTCAGTAGAATTGGGACCAGGTATATTGGACAATATATATGATGGAATCCAGAGACCACTGGAAAGAATTGCTAATGTCTGTGGtgatgtttatattttcaaagGAATTGACATGACATCATTAGATCACGATAAAGAATGGCAATTTTATGCagataaaaaagtaaaaataaatgacatAATAACAGGTGGAGACATATTTGGCTATGtagatgaaaataaattatttaaagaGCACAGAATTATGGCACCTCCAAATGCAAAAGGTCGAGTGACCTATATTGCTCCTGACGGCTCGTACACtttaaaggataaaatatttGAACTGGAGTatcaggggaaaaaatacaccTATGGATTGTCTCACCTTTGGCCAGTTAGAGATCCAAGGCCAGTCTTAGAAAAGGTAACTGGTGATACTTTACTATTAACAGGACAGCGAGTCCTGGACTCTCTATTCCCCACCGTATTGGGAGGCACTTGTGCTATTCCTGGAGCATTCGGATGTGGAAAGACGTGTGTTTCTCAGGCGTTATCAAAATATTCAAACAGTGAagttattatatatgtaggaTGTGGAGAAAGAGGAAATGAAATGGCTGAAATTTTATCTGATTTTCCTGAATTAACAACCAAAGTTGGTAATGAAGATGTTGGCATTATGCAAAGAACATGTCTAGTGGCCAACACTTCTAATATGCCTGTGGCAGCAAGGGAGGCAAGTATATACACTGGCATAACCTTGTGTGAATATTTCCGTGACATGGGATATAACGCTACTATGATGGCGGATAGTACGAGTAGATGGGCTGAAGCTTTAAGAGAAATTTCTGGACGTTTAGCAGAAATGCCTGCAGATAGTGGATACCCAGCATACCTTGGTGCCAAACTAGCTTCCTT contains the following coding sequences:
- a CDS encoding V-type proton ATPase catalytic subunit A, putative, translated to MTKASPENEEPGIVYKVAGSLVIAENMSGTRMYELAKVGWNKLVGEIIRLEGNYAYIQVYEDTSGLSVGDPVTKTGNALSVELGPGILDNIYDGIQRPLERIANVCGDVYIFKGIDMTSLDHDKEWQFYADKKVKINDIITGGDIFGYVDENKLFKEHRIMAPPNAKGRVTYIAPDGSYTLKDKIFELEYQGKKYTYGLSHLWPVRDPRPVLEKVTGDTLLLTGQRVLDSLFPTVLGGTCAIPGAFGCGKTCVSQALSKYSNSEVIIYVGCGERGNEMAEILSDFPELTTKVGNEDVGIMQRTCLVANTSNMPVAAREASIYTGITLCEYFRDMGYNATMMADSTSRWAEALREISGRLAEMPADSGYPAYLGAKLASFYERAGKVKCIGSPSRMGSITIVGAVSPPGGDFSDPVTTATMSIVQAFWGLDKKLAQRKHFPSVNWSTSFSKYVRQLEQYFDNFDQDFLSLRQKISDILQQESDLNDIVQLVGKDSLSEDQKVVMEVAKIIREDFLQQNAFSDYDYMCPLQKTVGMMKIICHFYAQCLRTLQEYDSRERKIGWGSIYNTLRPTINKITHMKFESPKNSDEYFKKYFKALEDEITVGLRNLVEK